One Dromiciops gliroides isolate mDroGli1 chromosome 3, mDroGli1.pri, whole genome shotgun sequence DNA segment encodes these proteins:
- the LRRC15 gene encoding leucine-rich repeat-containing protein 15 encodes MELKGYVLLAVGLQALALASSCPSECTCSKASQVECVGGRILVVPSPLPWDAMSLQILNTHIRELNSQPFLNATALIALRIEKNELSQIAPGAFSPLGSLRYLSLANNRLQTLPGGLFQGLYNLESLLLSGNQLLHVSPAHFVPFSNLKELQLHGNRLELIPDGCFDNLPGLIKLNLGQNNLGRLSPHLFQRLGQLQVLRLSENQLAEILPGTFDGLGSLQELALQQNQLRHLPPGLFQGNGQLERLYLSNNQLSTLPRGLFLQLPRLNRLTLFANDLRELPTGLFGPMPYLRELWLYDNQLQHIPDGAFEPLTQLQVLVLSRNQLQSIAPGAFRGLTSLRELSLHTNALQNLDGQVFRALVSLQNVSLQNNRLRFLPGNLFAGVNGLTTLQLQNNQLESLPVGIFDHLGQLCDVRLQDNPWRCDAGIEPLRVWLLTNSARLGGSDLLPVCSSPAEVRGQAIIVVNVNVNVLSPSPSYPDVSQYPDTPQYPDTSRYPDPTSISYTTEYTTVEEDQTDLTTIEGTGDRDVWGMTRAQSGLAIAAIVIGCIALACSLAACICCCCCKKRSHAVLMQMKGPNEC; translated from the coding sequence ATGGAGCTGAAGGGCTATGTGCTCTTGGCCGTGGGCCTCCAGGCCCTGGCCCTGGCCTCTTCCTGCCCCAGTGAGTGCACTTGCTCCAAGGCATCCCAGGTGGAGTGCGTGGGAGGACGGATCCTGGTGGTGCCCAGCCCTCTGCCCTGGGATGCGATGAGCCTGCAGATACTCAACACCCACATCCGAGAGCTGAACTCTCAGCCCTTCCTCAACGCCACGGCTCTTATAGCCCTGCGCATCGAGAAGAACGAGCTGTCGCAGATCGCGCCCGGCGCCTTCAGCCCTCTGGGCTCCCTGCGCTACCTGAGCCTGGCCAACAACCGTCTGCAGACGCTGCCCGGCGGCCTGTTCCAGGGCCTGTACAACCTCGAGTCGCTGCTGCTGTCGGGAAACCAGCTGCTGCACGTCAGCCCGGCGCACTTCGTgcccttcagcaacctgaaggaGCTGCAGCTGCACGGTAACCGGCTGGAGCTCATCCCGGACGGCTGCTTCGACAACCTCCCCGGCCTTATCAAGCTGAACCTGGGCCAGAACAACCTGGGCCGCCTCTCGCCGCACCTCTTCCAGAGGCTGGGCCAGCTGCAGGTGCTGCGCCTCTCCGAGAACCAGCTGGCGGAGATCCTGCCGGGCACCTTCGACGGGCTGGGCAGCCTGCAGGAGCTGGCGCTGCAGCAGAACCAGCTGCGCCACCTGCCGCCGGGCCTCTTCCAGGGCAACGGGCAGCTGGAGAGGCTCTACCTGTCTAACAACCAGTTGTCGACGCTGCCGCGAGGCCTCTTCCTGCAGCTGCCGCGCCTCAACCGGCTTACGCTGTTCGCCAACGATCTGCGGGAGCTGCCGACCGGCCTGTTCGGGCCCATGCCCTACCTGCGGGAGCTCTGGCTCTACGACAACCAGCTCCAGCACATCCCCGACGGCGCTTTCGAACCGCTGACCCAGCTGCAGGTGCTCGTGCTGAGCCGCAACCAGCTCCAGTCCATCGCCCCTGGCGCCTTCCGAGGCCTGACCTCTCTGCGCGAGCTCTCGCTGCACACCAACGCGCTGCAGAACCTCGACGGACAGGTCTTCCGGGCCCTGGTGAGCCTGCAGAACGTGTCCCTGCAGAATAACCGACTTCGTTTTCTGCCTGGCAACCTGTTCGCCGGCGTCAACGGCCTCACCACCCTGCAGCTGCAGAACAACCAACTGGAGAGCCTGCCCGTGGGCATCTTCGACCACCTGGGCCAGCTGTGCGACGTGCGGCTCCAGGACAACCCGTGGCGCTGCGACGCTGGCATCGAGCCCCTCCGCGTCTGGCTCCTCACCAACAGCGCCCGGCTGGGCGGCTCGGACCTGCTCCCTGTGTGCTCTAGCCCGGCCGAGGTCCGGGGCCAGGCCATCATCGTGGTCAACGTCAACGTCAACGTGCTGTCGCCCAGCCCGAGCTACCCTGATGTTTCCCAGTATCCCGACACCCCCCAGTACCCGGACACATCTCGGTACCCGGACCCCACCTCCATCTCCTACACAACCGAGTACACCACCGTCGAGGAGGACCAGACCGACCTGACCACCATCGAGGGCACAGGGGATCGGGACGTGTGGGGCATGACCCGCGCCCAGAGCGGCCTGGCCATCGCCGCCATCGTCATCGGCTGCATCGCGTTGGCCTGCTCCTTGGCGGCCTgcatctgctgctgctgctgcaaaaAGCGCAGCCACGCTGTGCTTATGCAGATGAAGGGGCCCAACGAGTGCTGA